Proteins from one Flavobacterium sp. N2038 genomic window:
- the groES gene encoding co-chaperone GroES, with translation MALNIKPLSDRVLIEPVAAETKTASGIFIPDTAKEKPQKGTVVAVGNGSKDHTMTVKVGDTVLYGKYAGTELKLEGTDYLIMREDDILAII, from the coding sequence ATGGCTTTAAACATAAAACCGCTTTCAGACCGCGTACTTATTGAACCAGTTGCAGCTGAAACTAAAACTGCTTCAGGAATCTTTATTCCGGACACTGCCAAAGAAAAACCACAAAAAGGAACTGTAGTTGCAGTAGGTAACGGATCAAAAGATCATACAATGACTGTAAAAGTGGGCGATACTGTTCTTTACGGAAAATATGCAGGTACAGAATTAAAATTAGAAGGAACTGATTATTTGATTATGCGTGAGGACGATATTCTTGCGATAATTTAA
- a CDS encoding four helix bundle protein — MRDFKKYDIWQLSHSFTLEIYKLTSLFPKEELYGLTSQTRRASSSIPTNISEGCGRNSDKEFNQFLNIALGSVNETEYLLILAKDLQYLNTEIAENHIEKINSIKSKIYKLKKLLTQQ, encoded by the coding sequence ATGAGAGATTTTAAAAAATACGATATTTGGCAGCTAAGTCATTCTTTTACTTTAGAAATCTATAAATTGACTTCCTTATTTCCAAAAGAAGAACTTTATGGATTAACAAGTCAAACAAGAAGGGCTTCTTCATCAATCCCTACTAATATTAGTGAGGGATGTGGAAGAAATAGTGACAAAGAATTTAATCAATTTCTCAATATAGCTTTAGGTTCTGTCAATGAAACAGAATATCTTTTGATTTTAGCTAAAGATTTGCAATATCTTAATACTGAAATTGCCGAAAATCATATAGAAAAAATCAACAGTATAAAAAGCAAAATTTATAAATTAAAAAAGTTGCTTACGCAGCAATAA
- the groL gene encoding chaperonin GroEL (60 kDa chaperone family; promotes refolding of misfolded polypeptides especially under stressful conditions; forms two stacked rings of heptamers to form a barrel-shaped 14mer; ends can be capped by GroES; misfolded proteins enter the barrel where they are refolded when GroES binds): MAKDIKFDIEARDGLKRGVDALANAVKVTLGPKGRNVIIGKSFGGPTVTKDGVSVAKEIELKDPLENMGAQMVKEVASKTNDLAGDGTTTATVLAQAIVKEGLKNVAAGANPMDLKRGIDKAVETIVADLAKQAKVVGSDSDKIKQIASISANNDEVIGELIATAFAKVGKEGVITVEEAKGTDTFVDVVEGMQFDRGYLSPYFVTNPEKMEVELDSPYILLYDKKVSSLKELLPVLEPVAQSGKPLLIIAEDVDGEALSTLVVNKLRGALKIAAVKAPGFGDRRKAMLEDIAILTGGTVISEERGYTLENTTIEMLGNAKRVTIDKDNTTIVSGAGEADIIKNRVNQIKGQMETTTSDYDKEKLQERLAKLAGGVAVLYVGAASEVEMKEKKDRVDDALHATRAAVEEGIVAGGGVALLRAKLALADLKADNADEATGIQIVSRAVESPLRTIVENAGLEGSVVVAKVSEGSGDFGYNAKTDEYVDMLAAGIIDPKKVTRVALENAASVSGMILTTECALIDIKEENAGGMPMGGGMPGMM; this comes from the coding sequence ATGGCAAAAGATATAAAATTTGATATTGAAGCACGTGACGGATTAAAACGTGGTGTTGATGCATTAGCAAATGCTGTAAAAGTAACTCTTGGACCAAAAGGTCGTAACGTAATTATCGGAAAATCATTTGGTGGACCTACTGTTACTAAAGATGGTGTTTCTGTTGCAAAAGAAATCGAATTAAAAGACCCATTAGAAAATATGGGAGCACAAATGGTTAAAGAAGTTGCTTCTAAAACCAATGATTTAGCTGGTGACGGAACTACAACTGCTACAGTTTTAGCTCAGGCTATCGTAAAAGAAGGTTTGAAAAACGTTGCTGCAGGTGCAAACCCAATGGATTTAAAACGCGGAATTGACAAAGCTGTTGAAACTATCGTTGCTGACTTAGCAAAACAAGCTAAAGTTGTTGGAAGCGATTCTGACAAAATCAAACAAATTGCTTCTATCTCTGCAAACAATGACGAAGTTATTGGTGAATTAATCGCTACAGCTTTCGCTAAAGTTGGAAAAGAAGGTGTTATTACTGTTGAAGAAGCAAAAGGAACTGATACTTTTGTTGACGTTGTTGAAGGAATGCAATTTGACAGAGGATATCTTTCTCCATATTTCGTAACAAATCCAGAGAAAATGGAAGTTGAACTAGACTCTCCATACATCCTATTATACGACAAAAAAGTTTCTTCATTAAAAGAATTACTTCCAGTTTTAGAGCCGGTTGCTCAATCAGGAAAACCATTATTAATTATTGCTGAAGATGTTGACGGAGAAGCTCTTTCTACATTAGTAGTAAACAAATTAAGAGGTGCTCTTAAAATTGCTGCTGTAAAAGCTCCAGGTTTTGGTGACAGAAGAAAAGCAATGTTAGAAGATATCGCGATCTTAACTGGTGGAACTGTAATTTCTGAAGAAAGAGGATATACTCTAGAAAATACAACTATCGAAATGTTAGGAAATGCAAAAAGAGTAACTATCGATAAAGACAATACAACTATCGTAAGTGGCGCTGGAGAAGCTGACATTATCAAAAACAGAGTAAACCAAATTAAAGGTCAGATGGAAACTACTACATCTGATTATGATAAAGAAAAATTGCAAGAGCGTTTGGCTAAATTAGCTGGTGGTGTTGCTGTTCTTTATGTTGGTGCTGCTTCTGAAGTTGAAATGAAAGAGAAAAAAGACAGAGTTGATGATGCTTTACACGCAACTCGTGCAGCAGTTGAAGAAGGAATCGTTGCCGGAGGTGGTGTGGCGCTATTAAGAGCTAAACTTGCTTTAGCAGACTTAAAAGCTGACAATGCTGACGAGGCTACAGGAATCCAAATCGTTTCTCGTGCTGTTGAATCTCCATTAAGAACTATCGTTGAAAATGCTGGTCTTGAAGGTTCTGTTGTTGTGGCTAAAGTTTCTGAAGGTTCAGGTGATTTTGGATACAACGCAAAAACTGACGAATATGTAGATATGCTTGCTGCAGGAATTATCGATCCTAAAAAAGTAACTCGTGTAGCTCTTGAAAACGCTGCATCTGTTTCTGGAATGATCTTAACTACAGAATGTGCATTAATTGATATTAAAGAAGAAAACGCTGGCGGAATGCCAATGGGTGGCGGAATGCCAGGAATGATGTAA
- a CDS encoding ectonucleotide pyrophosphatase/phosphodiesterase: MRKFRTHLLSFTFLLLTTFLQAQNSKDNYVVLVSMDGFRWDYGKQFNLPNLKQIEKEGVHAKSMKPSYPSKTFPNHYSIVTGLYPDHHGIINNVFYDAALNESFSLSSNAKNDSRFYGGNPIWNLAEQQGVKTASFFWPGSDIDKRNPSYFKNYDGKIPYGARIDTVMKWLTLPEKQRPHLVTLYFDEPDHTGHNFGPLSPENKKMVIKMDSIMGEISRKLDQLPIGKQINLIIVSDHGMANISNDKKVAVLDYLNPEWLGYKDVINPIMSLQAKPGYQDSIANALKKVPHIKFWKSTEVPERLHYGTNPRVHDFVIEADKGWSLVSKESTHIKGGTHGYDNNEKDMHAIFYAKGPAFKINKKVKTFQNVSVYPLIAHILGLQIGKIDGKLSDVKSMLAN, from the coding sequence ATGAGAAAATTCAGAACTCACCTTTTATCTTTTACATTCTTACTTCTTACTACTTTTTTACAAGCCCAAAATAGCAAAGACAATTATGTAGTTTTAGTTTCTATGGATGGCTTTCGCTGGGATTATGGCAAACAATTCAATCTTCCAAATTTAAAGCAAATTGAAAAAGAAGGCGTTCATGCCAAATCAATGAAACCATCTTATCCGAGTAAAACCTTTCCAAATCATTATTCTATCGTAACGGGACTTTATCCGGATCATCACGGGATTATCAATAACGTTTTTTATGACGCAGCTTTAAATGAATCTTTCTCATTATCAAGCAATGCAAAAAACGATTCGCGCTTTTATGGCGGGAATCCAATTTGGAATTTAGCCGAACAGCAAGGTGTAAAAACCGCTTCTTTCTTTTGGCCAGGTTCTGATATTGACAAAAGAAATCCAAGTTATTTCAAAAATTACGATGGCAAAATTCCCTACGGCGCTAGAATCGATACGGTTATGAAATGGCTAACGCTTCCAGAAAAACAGCGCCCGCATTTAGTCACTTTATATTTTGATGAACCAGATCATACTGGTCATAATTTTGGCCCACTTTCTCCTGAAAATAAAAAAATGGTCATCAAAATGGATTCTATAATGGGTGAAATATCTCGAAAATTAGATCAATTACCTATCGGAAAACAAATCAATTTAATCATCGTTTCAGATCACGGAATGGCTAATATCAGTAATGATAAAAAAGTAGCCGTTTTAGATTATTTAAACCCGGAATGGCTGGGTTACAAAGATGTAATTAACCCCATTATGAGTTTACAGGCAAAACCCGGCTATCAGGATTCAATTGCTAATGCTCTAAAAAAAGTACCGCACATTAAATTCTGGAAATCAACTGAGGTTCCTGAAAGATTACATTACGGAACAAATCCGCGTGTGCATGATTTTGTTATTGAAGCCGATAAAGGATGGAGTTTGGTAAGCAAAGAAAGCACTCATATAAAAGGTGGAACACACGGTTATGACAACAATGAAAAAGATATGCACGCGATCTTTTATGCAAAAGGTCCCGCATTTAAAATCAATAAAAAAGTAAAAACATTCCAGAATGTTTCCGTTTATCCTTTAATTGCTCATATCCTAGGTTTACAAATTGGTAAAATTGACGGAAAACTGAGCGATGTAAAATCGATGTTGGCTAATTAA
- a CDS encoding SulP family inorganic anion transporter has translation MKKTFQLFDFTQKVNYKNEILAGLTVAMTMIPESLSFAILAGFPPLVGLYAAFIAGLVTAIFGGRPGMISGGAGATVIVLIALMKSHGIEYVFAAVALGGIVQICIGLFKLGKFIRLVPHPVMFGFVNGLAVVIFMSQLEQFKTIVNGQVLWLQGTPLYIMLGLVALTVAIVLLFPKITKAVPASLVAIMIVFALVIVFNIETKTVEDIASVQGGFPPFHIPNIPFSFETLKVIFPYSVIVAAVGLTEGLLTLNLVDEITGTRGNSNRECIAQGSSNILNGFFYGMGGCPMIAQTLVNLGAGSRARLSGIIAALTILLIILFGAPVIGKLPMAALVGVMMMVAITTFEWASFRIINKMPRHDIFVGILVAVITIVLHNLALAVLIGVIISALVFAWESAKRIRARNFIDENGIKHYEIYGPLFFGSTATFLEKFDIQNDPDHIIIDFKESRVSDMSAIEALNNLTKKYNQLNKKVELQHLSADCRQLLKNADAVINVNVIEDPTYKVVS, from the coding sequence ATGAAAAAAACGTTCCAACTATTTGATTTTACTCAAAAAGTCAATTACAAAAATGAAATTTTAGCGGGTTTAACAGTAGCAATGACTATGATTCCGGAATCTTTGTCGTTTGCTATTTTGGCCGGATTTCCGCCTTTGGTTGGTTTGTATGCTGCATTTATTGCCGGATTAGTTACGGCTATTTTTGGAGGAAGACCAGGAATGATTTCGGGAGGAGCGGGAGCAACTGTAATTGTTTTGATTGCTTTAATGAAATCGCATGGTATAGAGTATGTTTTTGCAGCCGTCGCTTTAGGCGGAATTGTTCAAATCTGCATCGGACTTTTTAAACTCGGGAAGTTTATACGTTTAGTTCCTCATCCTGTAATGTTTGGTTTTGTAAACGGACTGGCTGTTGTCATTTTCATGTCGCAATTGGAGCAGTTTAAAACTATTGTAAATGGACAGGTTTTGTGGCTTCAGGGAACGCCTTTGTATATCATGTTGGGGCTTGTAGCGTTGACCGTAGCAATTGTTTTGCTTTTTCCAAAAATTACAAAAGCAGTTCCAGCTTCTTTAGTAGCCATTATGATTGTTTTTGCATTGGTAATTGTGTTTAATATTGAAACCAAAACAGTTGAAGATATTGCGTCTGTACAAGGAGGATTTCCTCCTTTTCATATTCCGAATATTCCATTTTCTTTTGAGACTTTAAAAGTAATATTCCCTTATTCGGTCATTGTTGCAGCTGTTGGTCTGACTGAAGGTTTGCTTACACTGAATCTGGTTGATGAAATTACTGGAACAAGAGGGAACAGCAATAGAGAATGTATCGCACAAGGAAGTTCAAATATCTTAAACGGCTTTTTTTACGGAATGGGTGGCTGTCCGATGATTGCACAAACATTGGTGAATCTAGGAGCTGGATCACGAGCCAGACTTTCGGGAATTATCGCTGCGCTGACTATTTTATTGATTATTCTTTTTGGAGCTCCTGTAATTGGAAAACTGCCAATGGCTGCCTTAGTTGGAGTTATGATGATGGTGGCCATTACAACTTTTGAATGGGCAAGTTTCAGGATTATTAATAAAATGCCAAGACATGATATTTTTGTGGGGATTCTGGTAGCTGTAATTACAATTGTATTGCATAATCTGGCTTTGGCGGTTTTAATTGGTGTAATTATTTCAGCTCTGGTTTTTGCCTGGGAAAGTGCTAAAAGGATTCGTGCAAGAAATTTTATAGATGAAAACGGAATAAAGCATTACGAAATTTATGGGCCGTTATTCTTTGGTTCAACCGCCACTTTTTTAGAAAAATTTGATATTCAGAATGATCCTGATCATATTATAATAGATTTTAAAGAAAGCCGTGTTTCTGATATGTCAGCGATTGAAGCTTTAAATAATCTGACTAAAAAATACAATCAGTTAAACAAAAAAGTTGAGCTGCAACATTTAAGTGCCGATTGCAGACAATTGCTAAAAAATGCTGATGCGGTTATAAATGTTAATGTTATTGAAGATCCGACTTATAAGGTGGTTAGTTAA
- a CDS encoding TMEM143 family protein yields MILEHYIPFNKEFLLEKQLAAFAKNPEKAADFKKLFDIIEHYFHYESFNLNRNLKQNYALFDPDLSEKERKRFIGKSNFSIFKETLLTVLERGNYYRIDQETLTSAFKESDLIGLNLAIDFNAFKDFEVYARGHHKAKEKVKKYFFWKREVEIEYYDRVLIYLNYSDAEFLHEKKVKLGKMPIDPGSIALKIFKRVPKNDLETIFPNAIPKMSIKDKMLLWVPGIFGGLSLLSAKVIPALINMYQAYQTGETIDLLNSKTSLNQGLIALGILSAYCFRQYNNFINKKIRYSKMLSDSLYFKNLGNNSGAFYSLLNSSEEEVLKETILAYTFLYQSEKPLTANELDSQIESWFKTQLKTDLDFDVNDALLKLKNIGLGIETNGKWSVLPLTRALIQIDQLWDSIFEYNQQHEKSV; encoded by the coding sequence ATGATTCTAGAACATTATATTCCGTTTAATAAAGAATTTTTACTTGAGAAACAATTGGCAGCTTTTGCTAAGAATCCTGAAAAAGCAGCCGATTTTAAAAAACTTTTCGATATTATCGAACATTATTTTCATTACGAATCTTTTAATCTCAACCGAAACCTAAAGCAAAACTATGCTCTATTCGATCCGGATTTGAGCGAAAAAGAACGTAAACGATTTATAGGCAAAAGTAATTTCTCTATTTTTAAAGAAACTTTACTCACGGTTTTAGAACGTGGAAATTATTACAGAATTGATCAGGAGACTTTAACATCGGCATTTAAAGAATCTGATTTGATTGGTTTGAATCTCGCAATTGATTTTAATGCCTTCAAGGATTTTGAGGTTTATGCCCGGGGTCATCATAAAGCAAAGGAAAAGGTTAAAAAATATTTTTTCTGGAAAAGAGAAGTTGAAATCGAATATTATGATCGTGTACTTATTTACCTCAATTACAGCGATGCCGAATTTCTACATGAGAAGAAAGTCAAATTAGGTAAAATGCCAATCGATCCGGGTTCTATTGCATTGAAAATCTTTAAGCGTGTTCCTAAAAATGATCTCGAAACGATTTTCCCAAATGCGATTCCTAAAATGTCTATTAAAGACAAAATGCTGCTTTGGGTTCCGGGAATTTTTGGAGGGCTTTCATTATTGAGTGCCAAGGTAATTCCGGCTTTAATTAATATGTATCAGGCGTATCAAACCGGAGAAACTATAGATTTACTAAACAGTAAAACCTCCTTAAATCAAGGACTAATAGCTCTGGGGATTTTGTCTGCCTATTGCTTTCGTCAGTATAACAACTTTATAAATAAAAAGATCAGATATTCTAAAATGCTTTCAGACAGCTTGTATTTTAAGAATCTTGGTAATAATAGTGGTGCATTTTATTCGCTGTTGAACTCTTCTGAAGAAGAGGTTCTAAAAGAAACCATACTGGCTTATACTTTTTTATATCAAAGTGAAAAGCCATTAACAGCCAATGAACTTGATTCTCAAATCGAATCCTGGTTTAAAACCCAATTAAAAACCGATTTGGATTTTGATGTTAATGATGCTTTATTGAAACTAAAAAACATAGGCTTAGGAATAGAAACAAACGGAAAATGGAGCGTTCTTCCGTTAACCCGGGCACTTATTCAAATTGATCAATTATGGGACAGTATTTTTGAGTATAATCAGCAACATGAAAAATCTGTTTAG
- a CDS encoding DUF962 domain-containing protein has protein sequence MRTLDQWFAEYAVSHQNPTNKAIHYICVPAIFFSIVGLLMSIPSGIISDSLKLNAPIIENWAFVVLLLVLVFYIRLSLAMAIKIAIFSAICLIVNYYIGQFVPLWIFSIGVFIIAWIGQFYGHNIEGKKPSFLKDLQFLLIGPAWVVENLFSRK, from the coding sequence ATGAGAACATTAGACCAATGGTTCGCAGAATATGCCGTAAGTCATCAGAATCCAACAAATAAAGCGATACACTATATTTGTGTTCCGGCGATTTTCTTTTCGATTGTGGGCTTATTAATGAGCATTCCAAGTGGTATTATTTCTGATTCTCTAAAATTAAATGCGCCAATTATCGAAAACTGGGCTTTTGTTGTCCTGCTTTTAGTTCTTGTTTTTTATATTAGACTGTCACTTGCTATGGCGATTAAAATTGCTATTTTCTCTGCAATTTGTCTGATTGTAAATTATTATATCGGTCAGTTTGTTCCATTATGGATATTTTCTATTGGTGTTTTTATAATCGCATGGATCGGACAATTTTACGGTCATAATATCGAAGGTAAAAAACCTTCGTTCTTAAAAGATCTTCAGTTTTTATTAATTGGACCAGCCTGGGTAGTAGAGAATCTATTTTCCAGAAAATAA
- a CDS encoding alpha/beta fold hydrolase, producing MNVQKTNALNVETKFADLPGRKIAYRSIGEGNPIILINRFRGTIDTWDPLFLDLLAEKYRVITFDYSGIGYSTGMLPTAIKEVAKDVKDLADFLKIKKAVFMGWSYGGLVTQAATLLFPELVTQTVLLGTGPPGKRVVPLEQAFLDRALKPINDFDDEIVLFFEPLSEASKKAAKASHDRIAKRIDISKIPSTMEVFQLYFKGGENAAEDKDNFKEQLKKTKTPILVISGDHDISFAAENWYPLTRQLPTTQLIVLPQTGHAPHHEHINLVVHYIDTFLENTN from the coding sequence ATGAATGTACAGAAAACAAACGCTTTAAACGTAGAAACCAAGTTTGCTGATTTACCAGGCAGAAAAATTGCTTATCGATCTATAGGCGAAGGAAATCCGATTATTTTAATTAACCGTTTTAGAGGAACAATCGATACCTGGGATCCGCTATTTTTGGATTTACTTGCCGAGAAATACAGAGTGATCACTTTTGATTATTCAGGAATTGGATATTCGACAGGAATGCTGCCAACAGCTATTAAAGAAGTAGCCAAAGACGTAAAGGATCTTGCTGATTTTCTAAAAATTAAAAAAGCTGTTTTCATGGGCTGGTCCTATGGCGGATTGGTGACGCAGGCCGCAACATTATTATTTCCAGAACTAGTTACTCAAACAGTTTTGTTAGGAACAGGGCCTCCGGGCAAAAGAGTGGTTCCGCTTGAACAAGCTTTTCTTGATCGGGCCTTAAAACCAATTAATGATTTTGATGATGAGATCGTACTTTTCTTCGAACCTTTGTCTGAGGCCAGCAAAAAAGCTGCTAAAGCCTCACATGACCGAATTGCCAAAAGAATTGATATTTCTAAAATTCCATCGACAATGGAAGTTTTTCAATTGTATTTTAAAGGTGGTGAAAATGCCGCAGAGGACAAAGATAATTTTAAAGAACAGCTTAAAAAAACCAAAACTCCTATTTTAGTAATTTCCGGAGATCACGATATTAGTTTTGCTGCCGAAAACTGGTATCCTTTAACACGACAATTGCCTACAACACAACTTATTGTTTTACCGCAAACAGGACATGCTCCTCATCATGAGCATATAAATCTAGTTGTACATTATATTGATACTTTTTTAGAAAACACCAATTAA